One window of the Manihot esculenta cultivar AM560-2 chromosome 14, M.esculenta_v8, whole genome shotgun sequence genome contains the following:
- the LOC110631007 gene encoding putative fasciclin-like arabinogalactan protein 20 — MANKLLISSFFFLSLFSVSSSISIETLLEASDILSNSGYISMSLTLQLVSSSMIPHSPSLTIFAPSDSAFARSGQPSLSLLLFHFSPLPFHLRSLKFFGSGSKIPTLFANHTLIVTSGPSDGEGIFLNGVMINGSPIYDYESLVILGIDKFLDPDFEVSRQSQGTGSNLGCSFEAGGSFYSFREATEVLRLNGYSVIASFLDLQLLGFKDRPSLTIFAPVDEVMKGFVGNVDGYSSIFLRHVVPCKILWKDLVTVDDGVVFDTYLEGFQIRISRSGDILMLNEVPVSFPDMYENDWLVVHGVRGIY, encoded by the coding sequence ATGGCCAACAAGCTCCTGATatcctctttcttcttcctctcgCTCTTCTCCGTCTCCTCCTCTATTTCCATTGAAACCCTCCTCGAAGCCTCCGACATTCTCTCGAATTCCGGCTACATTTCTATGTCTCTTACTCTGCAACTCGTATCCAGCTCTATGATACCCCACTCTCCATCTCTCACCATCTTCGCTCCTTCTGATTCCGCCTTTGCTCGGTCAGGCCAGCCCTCTCTTTCCCTCCTCCTTTTCCATTTTAGCCCTCTCCCTTTCCACCTTAGGTCCCTCAAATTCTTCGGTTCTGGCTCCAAGATCCCCACTCTCTTTGCCAATCACACGCTCATCGTCACTTCTGGGCCATCTGATGGCGAgggtatttttttaaatggcgTAATGATTAATGGCTCGCCGATATATGACTATGAGTCATTGGTTATTCTTGGGATTGACAAGTTTCTGGATCCAGATTTTGAGGTTTCGAGGCAAAGTCAAGGAACTGGCAGTAATCTTGGATGTTCTTTCGAGGCCGGCGGTAGTTTTTATTCGTTTAGAGAGGCTACTGAGGTTTTGAGATTAAATGGATACTCTGTTATTGCCTCTTTTCTTGATTTGCAGTTATTGGGGTTTAAGGACCGGCCAAGCCTAACAATCTTTGCTCCAGTTGATGAAGTGATGAAGGGTTTTGTGGGTAATGTGGATGGCTACTCTTCAATCTTTCTCAGGCATGTTGTGCCCTGCAAGATTCTGTGGAAGGATTTGGTCACTGTCGATGATGGGGTGGTGTTTGATACATATTTGGAAGGGTTCCAAATTCGTATAAGCAGATCTGGTGATATTTTGATGCTAAATGAAGTCCCTGTCAGCTTTCcagatatgtatgagaatgacTGGCTTGTTGTTCATGGCGTTCGCGGGATATACTAG
- the LOC110631008 gene encoding probable ribose-5-phosphate isomerase 2, giving the protein MAIPCPPLIGSEKLSMEAGPLSPLSSPPRLVLTQDELKKIAAYKAVEFVKSGMVIGLGTGSTAKHAVDRIADLLHQGKLKNIIGIPTSKKTHQQALSLGIPLSDLNSHPNVDLAIDGADEVDSDLNLVKGRGGSLLREKMIESACTKFVVIVDESKLVSHIGANGAMPVEVVPFCWKFSQERLQQLFYYSGCMAKLRSNGGENGEPFVTDNGNYIVDLFFKKDIGDLRAASDAILRLPGVVEHGMFLGMATTVIVAGELGVTVKNK; this is encoded by the coding sequence ATGGCTATTCCTTGTCCTCCTCTTATTGGATCAGAAAAGCTGTCCATGGAGGCAGGCCCCCTGTCTCCTCTCTCATCACCTCCCCGATTAGTCCTAACCCAAGACGAGCTTAAGAAGATTGCTGCTTACAAAGCCGTGGAGTTCGTCAAGTCCGGCATGGTTATTGGTCTCGGCACCGGCTCCACAGCCAAACACGCCGTCGACCGTATTGCTGATCTCTTGCACCAAGGCAAATTGAAGAACATCATTGGCATACCCACTTCCAAAAAGACACACCAACAAGCTTTATCTCTTGGTATTCCTTTATCCGATCTTAATTCCCACCCCAACGTCGATCTAGCAATCGATGGCGCCGACGAAGTGGACTCCGATCTCAATTTGGTGAAGGGCCGAGGTGGGTCTTTGCTTAGAGAGAAAATGATTGAAAGTGCTTGCACAAAGTTCGTAGTTATTGTGGACGAGTCTAAATTGGTATCACATATTGGAGCCAATGGGGCAATGCCGGTAGAGGTTGTGCCTTTCTGTTGGAAGTTCAGTCAAGAAAGGCTTCAACAGTTGTTTTATTACTCGGGTTGCATGGCCAAGCTGAGGAGTAATGGTGGTGAAAATGGTGAGCCTTTTGTTACTGATAATGGCAACTATATAGTAGACTTATTTTTTAAGAAGGATATTGGTGACTTAAGGGCTGCTAGTGATGCTATTCTGAGGCTACCAGGGGTTGTGGAACATGGAATGTTTCTTGGTATGGCAACTACTGTTATTGTTGCTGGTGAGCTTGGGGTCACTGTCAAGAACAAGTAG
- the LOC110600125 gene encoding protein PIN-LIKES 2: MTALFENNMTSSGENLATAIVPLMKLISLTIIGLILAHPKSQIIPKATFKLLSKLVFALFLPCLIFTELGESITLENFALWWFIPVNVLVSTIIGFFLGLLVVAICKPPPQFNRFTIIMTAFGNTGNLSLAIVGSVCHTKDSPFGAHCHSRGVAYVSFAQWVAVILVYTLVYHMMEPPLQFYEIVGEGIEIEEQRPATDVSRPLLVEAEWPGIEDKETEHAKTPFIARIFNSISNLSQTNFPDIDLSGDGSANSPRSIRCLAEPRVVRRIRIVAEETPIRHILQPPTIASLLAIIIGMVPQLKAFVFGYDAPLSFITDSLEILGGAMVPSVMLILGGMLAEGPNESTLGLRTTIGISVARLLVLPLLGIGIVALADKLNFLVQGDSMYRFVLLLQYTTPSAILLGAIASLRGYAVKEASALLFWQHVFALLSLSLYIVIYFKLLSYI, from the coding sequence ATGACTGCTTTATTTGAAAACAATATGACCTCTAGTGGCGAAAATTTGGCAACTGCTATAGTGCCTTTGATGAAACTTATCTCGCTTACAATTATAGGATTGATTCTTGCACACCCAAAAAGCCAAATCATCCCCAAAGCAACATTTAAGCTCCTAAGCAAGTTAGTTTTTGCCCTGTTCTTGCCCTGCCTAATCTTCACTGAGCTTGGCGAAAGCATTACACTTGAAAACTTTGCTCTTTGGTGGTTTATTCCTGTTAATGTACTCGTTAGTACAATTATTGGTTTCTTTCTTGGGCTATTAGTTGTGGCTATTTGTAAACCGCCGCCACAATTTAACAGGTTCACCATCATCATGACTGCCTTTGGCAACACTGGGAATCTTTCTCTAGCAATTGTTGGATCTGTCTGTCATACTAAAGATAGCCCATTTGGAGCTCATTGCCACTCAAGGGGAGTGGCTTATGTCTCTTTTGCACAATGGGTTGCTGTAATTCTGGTCTACACACTTGTTTATCATATGATGGAACCACCGTTGCAGTTTTATGAGATTGTTGGGGAAGGGATTGAGATTGAGGAACAACGACCAGCTACTGATGTCAGTAGACCTCTCCTTGTAGAAGCTGAATGGCCAGGTATTGAGGATAAGGAAACTGAACATGCCAAGACTCCTTTCATTGCTAGAATTTTTAATAGCATCTCAAACCTATCACAAACCAATTTCCCTGATATTGATCTTTCTGGAGATGGTTCTGCAAACAGTCCCAGGTCCATTAGGTGTTTGGCTGAGCCAAGAGTTGTGAGGAGAATCCGTATTGTGGCAGAGGAAACTCCTATACGGCACATACTTCAACCTCCAACAATTGCTTCTTTATTAGCTATCATTATTGGAATGGTGCCTCAGCTAAAAGCTTTTGTATTTGGATATGATGCTCCATTATCTTTTATCACAGACAGTTTAGAGATTTTAGGTGGTGCTATGGTGCCTTCTGTTATGCTTATTCTTGGAGGCATGCTAGCTGAAGGGCCAAATGAGTCTACCCTCGGTCTTCGAACCACAATTGGAATATCTGTAGCTAGGCTTTTGGTGCTTCCTCTTCTGGGAATTGGCATTGTAGCATTGGCTGATAAGCTGAATTTTCTTGTACAGGGCGACTCAATGTACAGATTCGTGCTCTTGTTACAATACACAACACCAAGCGCTATTTTATTGGGAGCAATTGCAAGCCTGAGGGGGTATGCAGTGAAGGAGGCTTCTGCACTTCTCTTCTGGCAGCATGTCTTTGCTCTCTTATCCCTTTCCTTGTATATTGTGATCTACTTCAAATTACTTTCTTATATTTGA
- the LOC110600313 gene encoding uncharacterized protein LOC110600313, giving the protein MAPTSLLSFSSPSTSLLFHPLTTYDAPSASRLHLIPSSKRPSTTGVFAARKEAHDQKYSGRLVDVNLIVLRKRIHEMKMVERNYEPPSHWMDWEKRCFTSYDSFICEMMGGLQYQLMNTRPSFALGLISLVALSVPISSAFVFSNFLEFTKIVFDGILLS; this is encoded by the coding sequence ATGGCACCCACTTCTCTGTTGTCATTCTCATCCCCCTCAActtctcttctttttcatcCATTAACCACCTACGATGCTCCCTCCGCCTCCAGACTCCACCTTATTCCGTCCTCTAAAAGGCCATCTACCACCGGAGTTTTCGCCGCCAGAAAAGAGGCACATGACCAGAAATACAGTGGCCGGCTGGTGGACGTCAACCTGATTGTTCTTAGGAAAAGAATTCATGAGATGAAGATGGTGGAGAGGAACTATGAGCCTCCTTCTCATTGGATGGATTGGGAGAAGCGTTGTTTTACTAGCTATGATTCTTTCATTTGTGAAATGATGGGTGGTTTGCAATATCAGTTGATGAACACAAGGCCTAGCTTTGCTTTGGGGCTTATCTCTTTGGTAGCTTTGAGTGTTCCCATCTCATCGGCTTTTGTGTTTTCCAATTTTTTGGAATTCACTAAGATTGTGTTTGATGGAATTCTCCTTAGTTAA
- the LOC110630779 gene encoding uncharacterized protein LOC110630779, with translation MEKPTILHSSSSPVLPPHPFPAKMLHFHLKLSWKPSHKISASRRDGFDYEGKSVDENMVVLRKRIQEMKMTEENYEYPTEWMEWEKQYYPEYNSHVCEAVGFLQSALMNTRPSLALGLLALFMLCVPTSVLIIMLHLWGCLAAHIPSLL, from the coding sequence ATGGAAAAGCCAACCATCCTACACTCATCATCTTCCCCAGTACTCCCACCTCATCCATTTCCTGCCAAAATGCTGCATTTCCACCTGAAGCTTAGCTGGAAACCATCCCACAAGATTTCCGCATCAAGAAGAGACGGATTTGATTATGAGGGAAAATCGGTGGATGAAAACATGGTCGTTCTTAGAAAACGTATTCAGGAGATGAAGATGACAGAGGAAAATTATGAGTACCCTACTGAGTGGATGGAATGGGAGAAACAATATTATCCAGAATACAATTCTCATGTATGTGAAGCAGTGGgatttttgcaatctgcattgATGAACACAAGGCCAAGCCTGGCCTTGGGGTTGCTTGCTCTTTTCATGTTGTGTGTGCCTACCTCTGTTTTGATAATTATGCTGCACTTGTGGGGTTGCTTAGCTGCTCATATCCCCAGTCTTTTGTGA